A region of Solanum dulcamara chromosome 7, daSolDulc1.2, whole genome shotgun sequence DNA encodes the following proteins:
- the LOC129896124 gene encoding probable methyltransferase PMT3, which translates to MMRGRSDGAQKKRLWTFVGIGAVLVVFLYMYFGSKSGGESALEYGSRSLRKLGSSYLGGDDNSDLSSRQDEKFGLEDGDGGIIPKSFPVCDDRHSELIPCLDRHLIYQMRLKLDLSLMEHYERHCPLPERRFNCLIPPPPGYKVPIKWPRSRDEVWKLNIPHTHLANEKSDQNWMVVKGEKIIFPGGGTHFHYGADKYIASIANMLNFSNDNLNNEGRIRTVFDVGCGVASFGGYLLSSDIIAMSLAPNDVHQNQIQFALERGIPAYLGVLGTKRLPYPSRSFEFSHCSRCRIDWLQRDGILLLELDRVLRPGGYFAYSSPEAYAQDEEDLRIWREMSTLVERMCWRIAAKRNQTVIWQKPLNNDCYMERPPGTQPPLCRSDDDPDAVWGVNMEACITPYSEHDHKVAGSGLAPWPARLSSPPPRLADFGYSNEMFEKDTETWRQRVDQYWSLLSPKISSDTLRNIMDMKANLGSFAAALKDKNVWVMNVVPKDGPNTLKIVYDRGLIGTTHDWCEAFSTYPRTYDLLHAWTAFSDAEKKGCSGEDLLLEIDRILRPTGFVIIRDKQHVIEFVKKHLSALHWEAVGSTDSTSDPEMDNDESVFVVQKKLWLTSGSIRDTE; encoded by the exons atgatgcgAGGGAGATCAGATGGAGCGCAAAAGAAGCGCTTGTGGACTTTTGTAGGTATTGGGGCTGTCTTGGTTGTTTTCCTTTACATGTATTTTGGATCCAAGAGTGGTGGTGAGTCTGCTCTTGAGTATGGCAGCCGTTCTTTGAGGAAATTGGGATCATCTTATTTGGGTGGGGATGACAACTCTGATCTCAGCAGCAGGCAAGACGAGAAGTTTGGACTGGAAGATGGTGACGGTGGAATCATTCCTAAAAGTTTTCCA GTTTGTGATGATCGACATTCAGAATTAATTCCGTGTCTGGACAGACATCTCATTTATCAAATGAGATTAAAGTTGGATTTGTCACTGATGGAGCACTATGAAAGACATTGCCCCTTGCCAGAAAGACGCTTTAATTGTCTGATTCCTCCTCCTCCTGGATACAAG GTGCCAATTAAGTGGCCAAGAAGTAGAGATGAGGTTTGGAAATTGAACATTCCTCATACGCACCTTGCAAATGAGAAATCTGACCAGAACTGGATGGTTGTTAAGGGTGAAAAGATAATATTTCCTGGTGGAGGCACTCATTTTCACTATGGAGCAGATAAGTACATTGCATCAATTGCAAAT ATGTTGAACTTTTCAAACGATAACTTGAACAATGAGGGAAGGATACGCACAGTTTTCGATGTTGGTTGTGGTGTGGCCAGCTTTGGTGGTTATCTTCTCTCCTCTGATATTATAGcaatgtcattggcaccaaatGATGTGCATCAGAATCAAATACAGTTTGCTTTAGAGAGAGGGATTCCCGCATACCTTGGTGTCCTAGGAACGAAACGGCTTCCTTATCCAAGCAGGTCATTTGAATTTTCTCACTGTTCTCGTTGTAGGATTGATTGGCTTCAAAGGGATGGAATCCTCCTCCTTGAGCTAGATAGGGTACTTAGACCTGGAGGCTATTTTGCATACTCATCCCCTGAAGCATATGCACAGGATGAAGAGGATCTAAGAATATGGAGAGAGATGAGTACTCTTGTTGAACGCATGTGCTGGAGAATTGCAGCGAAAAGGAACCAAACTGTCATTTGGCAGAAACCTCTAAACAATGATTGTTACATGGAAAGACCACCTGGTACACAACCACCGCTTTGTCGATCTGATGATGATCCAGACGCTGTTTGGGGTGTGAATATGGAGGCATGCATAACACCTTATTCTGAAC ATGACCACAAAGTCGCTGGAAGTGGACTGGCTCCTTGGCCAGCTCGATTAAGTAGTCCTCCTCCCCGTCTTGCGGATTTTGGGTATTCGAATGAAATGTTTGAAAAGGACACG GAGACTTGGAGGCAGAGGGTTGACCAATATTGGAGTCTTTTAAGTCCAAAGATTTCATCAGACACCTTGAGAAATATCATGGACATGAAGGCTAACTTGGGGTCATTTGCTGCTGCTCTGAAGGACAAAAATGTATGGGTCATGAATGTTGTACCCAAAGATGGACCGAACACTCTCAAGATTGTATACGACCGAGGCTTGATTGGCACAACTCATGACTG GTGTGAAGCATTCTCAACGTATCCCAGGACCTATGATTTGCTCCACGCGTGGACAGCCTTCTCTGACGCTGAGAAGAAAGGTTGCAGTGGTGAGGACTTGTTACTCGAGATTGATCGTATACTAAGGCCTACAGGTTTCGTTATCATTCGTGATAAACAACATGTTATTGAATTCGTAAAGAAGCATTTATCAGCATTGCACTGGGAAGCAGTTGGATCAACTGATTCCACCTCGGATCCCGAGATGGACAACGATGAGAGCGTTTTCGTCGTGCAAAAGAAGCTGTGGCTCACAAGTGGAAGCATCAGAGATACAGAATAG